Genomic segment of Bacteroides stercoris ATCC 43183:
TCATCTGCCAAAGCAAAGTTTAAGGCATATTTCCTGCCAACAGGCATAGGCAGCGATTTTCCAATTTCTGATATTTCACCAAGTGAAAGCGAACTACCCGAAAACAGATAATTTCTTTCTTCATCATTCGTTGTATTGATGGAGAATTGAAGTCCGGCATCACCCTTATAAAGCTCGTTCTTTATGTAGTAACACCACTTATGTAAGAACTCAACCAGCTTCTTATTTCTCTTTGGCAGCATTGTACTTATAACCGGGTGTACCAAAGAATCTCCTATAAACGGCTCTATGTCCTTCTTTACACTGATTGCATGAAGTAACACATTTGCGTTCCATGTAGGCTCTCCCATACGTGCATAATGTATGTTTAGACGTTTCGTGTGCTTCACTTCCGGGTGTTGCTTGATAGCCGTTAGCACTTCTCCTTTCAAATCATTAAAAGTGGCATTTCTCCCAATACCCACTTTTGGAACATCGCAGAACTTGCAGCCCATAGAGCAACCGTACTGTGTGGAAATGGTAATCACCCATTTTTCAGTAAGAGGCATCGGCTCGCCATTGGGTACACCGTTCAAATCACGGGTAATCCCCAAAAAGTCCGCTTTGATATTAGCGTTCTTACCATAATCTCCAACCGTAAGGAACTCCAACATTCCCTT
This window contains:
- a CDS encoding radical SAM protein: MEIKKKIVVPTGEIYTAIGEKGMLEFLTVGDYGKNANIKADFLGITRDLNGVPNGEPMPLTEKWVITISTQYGCSMGCKFCDVPKVGIGRNATFNDLKGEVLTAIKQHPEVKHTKRLNIHYARMGEPTWNANVLLHAISVKKDIEPFIGDSLVHPVISTMLPKRNKKLVEFLHKWCYYIKNELYKGDAGLQFSINTTNDEERNYLFSGSSLSLGEISEIGKSLPMPVGRKYALNFALADDTHIDGKRLRELFNPDKFMCKITPLHRTNSCDENDLHTSGGYELFTPYKAVEEDLKGNGFDVIVFVPSYDEDNGLITCGNAILSGKVPTSSYQETIY